A stretch of the Flavobacterium sp. 5 genome encodes the following:
- a CDS encoding GbsR/MarR family transcriptional regulator — MEFKEAKNKFVQTWGALGSQWGINKTMAQIHALLMVSNEAVSMEDIMDELQISRGNASMNLRALMDWGIVYKEYKAGERREFFTAEKDLDELASKISRERSKREIKPALKILKEVSSIEAKDSAEEKHFVDQTTKLYDFVLKADNMLDKITEFNENWLGRLVLKIMK; from the coding sequence ATGGAATTCAAAGAAGCAAAAAATAAATTCGTTCAAACATGGGGAGCTTTAGGTTCTCAATGGGGAATTAATAAAACCATGGCTCAGATTCATGCTTTATTAATGGTTTCCAACGAAGCAGTTTCTATGGAAGACATTATGGACGAATTACAGATTTCTCGTGGAAATGCTAGTATGAATTTGAGAGCTTTGATGGATTGGGGAATTGTTTACAAAGAATATAAAGCAGGAGAAAGAAGAGAGTTTTTTACTGCCGAAAAAGATTTAGACGAATTAGCTTCAAAAATTTCTAGAGAAAGAAGTAAGAGAGAAATCAAACCTGCTCTTAAAATATTAAAAGAAGTCTCTTCGATTGAAGCAAAAGATTCAGCAGAAGAAAAACACTTTGTAGATCAGACTACCAAACTGTATGATTTTGTTTTAAAAGCTGATAATATGCTCGATAAAATAACCGAATTTAATGAAAACTGGCTAGGGCGTTTGGTTCTAAAAATTATGAAGTAA
- a CDS encoding endonuclease/exonuclease/phosphatase family protein has protein sequence MFKQKVLLAACLSVMSLFLNAQTLKIMTCNIRLDIASDGENDWAHRKDFFNSQIQFYAPDVFGIQEAKPNQVLDISAALPQYSYVGMGREGIGKGEASNVFYNKEKFKLIESNTFWLSETPDEISKGWDAAYNRVCTYALLKNKQNNKLIWIFNTHLDHVGEQARTKGLELILTRIEKLNKNKYPVILMGDFNSEPEADRIIALKNKMNDARTISKEKPFGPYGTFNDFKYNEATKLLIDYIFLSKGNTITVNKYAVLSDAKELRYPSDHFPVFVEINWK, from the coding sequence ATGTTTAAACAAAAAGTTCTTTTAGCCGCTTGTCTTAGTGTAATGAGTCTTTTTTTAAATGCTCAAACTTTAAAAATAATGACCTGTAATATCCGACTTGATATAGCTTCGGATGGAGAAAATGACTGGGCACATCGAAAAGATTTTTTTAATTCACAAATCCAATTTTATGCTCCGGATGTTTTTGGGATTCAGGAAGCAAAACCAAACCAGGTTCTAGATATTTCAGCTGCACTTCCGCAATATAGTTATGTGGGAATGGGAAGAGAAGGAATAGGAAAAGGAGAAGCTTCTAATGTTTTTTATAATAAAGAAAAATTCAAATTGATTGAGTCTAATACCTTTTGGCTATCCGAAACACCAGATGAAATTTCTAAAGGCTGGGATGCAGCCTACAACAGGGTTTGTACCTATGCGCTTTTAAAAAATAAACAGAACAATAAGTTGATTTGGATTTTTAACACGCATTTGGATCACGTTGGAGAGCAAGCAAGAACAAAAGGATTAGAACTTATACTTACACGAATCGAAAAATTAAATAAAAATAAATATCCTGTTATTTTGATGGGAGATTTTAATTCAGAACCCGAAGCAGATCGGATTATTGCGTTAAAAAATAAGATGAATGATGCCAGAACAATTTCGAAGGAAAAGCCTTTTGGACCCTATGGAACTTTTAATGATTTTAAATACAATGAAGCAACAAAACTTTTAATTGATTATATCTTTTTATCCAAAGGAAATACAATTACAGTTAATAAATATGCTGTTCTCTCAGATGCCAAAGAATTGAGATATCCTTCAGACCATTTTCCAGTTTTTGTCGAAATTAATTGGAAGTAA
- a CDS encoding YqjF family protein, translating into MSFLNAIWKNLTLINYEIDAQILENYLPTGTELDIWNDKCYVSLVGFMFKETKILGLKIPFHIDFEEVNLRFYVKRFENGEWKRGVVFIKEIVPKRAITFIANSLYREHYETRKMRHKIIENEDTKTFIYQWKVDRKWNTIKLETQKEFKEIMVDSEAEFITEHYFGYTKYNNNTTFEYEVKHPRWEQLEVENFMLKVDFQKNYGDDFAVLQNAKPISVFLANGSKIKVENKKTIHHEHQS; encoded by the coding sequence ATGAGTTTCTTAAACGCAATATGGAAAAATTTAACACTAATTAATTATGAAATTGATGCTCAAATATTAGAAAATTATCTTCCTACTGGAACAGAATTAGATATCTGGAATGACAAATGTTATGTCAGTTTAGTAGGTTTTATGTTTAAAGAAACAAAAATATTAGGTCTTAAAATTCCATTTCATATTGATTTTGAAGAAGTAAATCTTCGGTTTTATGTAAAACGCTTTGAAAATGGAGAATGGAAACGCGGTGTTGTTTTTATAAAAGAAATTGTCCCTAAAAGAGCCATCACTTTTATCGCGAACAGCTTGTATCGTGAACATTATGAAACTCGAAAAATGAGACATAAAATCATTGAAAATGAAGACACAAAAACATTTATTTATCAATGGAAAGTGGATAGAAAATGGAATACAATTAAATTAGAAACTCAAAAAGAATTTAAAGAAATCATGGTAGATTCTGAAGCTGAGTTTATAACAGAACATTATTTTGGTTATACAAAATATAACAATAATACCACTTTTGAATATGAAGTTAAACATCCAAGATGGGAACAATTAGAAGTCGAAAACTTCATGCTAAAAGTTGATTTTCAAAAAAATTACGGAGATGATTTTGCTGTTTTACAAAACGCAAAACCGATATCTGTTTTCTTAGCTAATGGTTCTAAAATAAAAGTCGAAAATAAAAAAACGATACATCATGAACATCAATCTTAA
- the gcvP gene encoding aminomethyl-transferring glycine dehydrogenase, with protein MRTDAFALRHIGPRETDLQHMLQTIGVESIEQLVYETLPDDIRLKAPLNLDPAMTEYEFANHIQELGKKNKVFKSYIGLGYHPTIVPAPIQRNIFENPGWYTAYTPYQAEIAQGRLEAILNFQTTVIELSGMEIANASLLDEGTAAAEAMALLFDVRTRDQKKNNINKFFVSEEILPQTLSILQTRSTPIGIELVVGNHETFDFSNEFFGAILQYPGKYGQVHDYSAFVAKAKENEIKVAFAADILSLATLTSPGEMGAAVVVGTSQRFGVPMGYGGPHAAFFATKDEYKRSMPGRIIGVSIDVNGNRALRMALGTREQHIKREKATSNICTAQVLLAVMAGMYAVYHGPKGLQYIANKVHASAVTTAEALNKLGVYQTNTAYFDTILVKADAQKVKVIAEKNEVNFFYPDADSISISLNETTSINDINQIIVIFAEALGKETFTVSELSTASQLPASLERTSSFLTHDVFNNHHSESQIMRYIKKLERKDLSLNHSMISLGSCTMKLNAASEMLPLSMPNWNSIHPFAPVEQAEGYITMLKKLEEQLNVITGFTGTTLQPNSGAQGEYAGLMAIRAYHLSRGDSHRNVCLIPSSAHGTNPASAAMAGMKIIVTKTTPEGNIDVEDLREKAIEHKDDLSCLMVTYPSTHGVFESSIIEITKLIHDNGGLVYMDGANMNAQVGLTNPATIGADVCHLNLHKTFAIPHGGGGPGVGPICVNEKLVPFLPTNPILKVGGEQAITAISSAPYGSALVCLISYGYITMMGAEGLKSATEHAILNANYMKARFEGHYPILYTGECGRAAHEMILDCRSFKENGIEVGDIAKRLMDYGFHAPTVSFPVAGTLMIEPTESEDLAELDRFCDALISIRKEIEASTTDDKNNVLKNAPHTLAMLTTDNWVFPYSREKAAYPLEYIAENKFWPSVRRVDDAYGDRNLVCSCAPIEAYMES; from the coding sequence ATGAGAACAGATGCTTTTGCTTTAAGACACATTGGTCCAAGAGAAACAGATCTTCAACACATGTTACAAACCATTGGAGTTGAATCGATCGAACAACTTGTTTACGAAACCCTTCCAGACGACATTCGTTTAAAAGCACCTTTGAATTTAGATCCTGCAATGACGGAATACGAATTTGCAAATCATATTCAGGAATTAGGAAAGAAAAATAAAGTATTCAAATCCTATATTGGTTTGGGTTATCATCCAACTATCGTTCCGGCTCCAATTCAAAGAAATATCTTCGAAAATCCAGGATGGTATACGGCTTATACACCTTACCAAGCTGAAATTGCACAAGGTCGTCTTGAAGCTATTTTAAATTTCCAAACTACTGTTATCGAATTATCAGGAATGGAAATCGCTAATGCTTCTTTATTAGATGAAGGAACTGCGGCAGCTGAAGCTATGGCTTTATTATTTGATGTTCGTACACGTGATCAAAAGAAAAACAACATAAATAAATTCTTCGTTTCTGAAGAAATTTTACCACAAACTTTATCAATATTACAAACACGTTCAACTCCTATTGGAATTGAATTAGTGGTTGGTAACCATGAAACTTTTGATTTTTCAAATGAGTTCTTTGGTGCTATTTTACAATATCCAGGAAAGTATGGTCAGGTACACGATTATAGCGCTTTTGTTGCTAAAGCAAAAGAAAATGAAATAAAAGTAGCTTTTGCTGCTGATATTTTATCATTAGCGACATTAACTTCTCCAGGAGAAATGGGAGCAGCTGTAGTGGTTGGAACTTCACAACGTTTTGGTGTACCAATGGGTTATGGTGGTCCTCACGCTGCATTTTTTGCAACTAAAGACGAATACAAACGATCTATGCCAGGTCGTATTATTGGAGTTTCGATTGATGTAAATGGAAACCGTGCTTTACGTATGGCTTTAGGAACTCGTGAGCAACACATTAAACGTGAAAAAGCAACTTCAAATATTTGTACTGCTCAGGTTTTACTAGCGGTTATGGCTGGAATGTACGCGGTTTACCACGGACCAAAAGGATTACAATATATTGCAAATAAAGTTCACGCATCTGCAGTTACTACTGCTGAAGCTTTAAACAAATTAGGGGTTTACCAAACAAATACTGCTTACTTTGATACTATCTTAGTAAAAGCTGATGCTCAAAAAGTAAAAGTTATCGCAGAGAAAAACGAAGTAAACTTCTTCTATCCTGATGCTGATTCAATTTCGATTTCATTAAACGAAACAACTTCAATTAATGACATCAACCAAATTATTGTCATTTTTGCTGAAGCTTTAGGAAAAGAAACTTTTACTGTTTCTGAATTAAGTACTGCAAGCCAATTACCTGCTTCATTAGAAAGAACTTCATCTTTCTTAACGCATGATGTATTCAACAATCATCATTCAGAAAGTCAGATAATGCGTTACATCAAAAAATTAGAGCGTAAAGATTTATCATTGAATCATTCGATGATTTCATTAGGTTCTTGTACTATGAAATTAAACGCTGCTTCAGAAATGCTTCCTTTATCAATGCCAAATTGGAATAGCATTCACCCTTTTGCACCAGTAGAGCAAGCTGAAGGTTATATCACGATGCTTAAAAAATTAGAAGAGCAATTAAATGTAATTACTGGATTTACAGGAACAACATTACAGCCTAACTCTGGCGCTCAAGGAGAGTATGCAGGTTTAATGGCTATTCGTGCTTATCACTTGTCAAGAGGTGATAGCCACCGTAATGTATGTTTAATTCCTTCATCAGCTCACGGAACCAATCCTGCTTCTGCAGCTATGGCCGGAATGAAAATCATCGTTACTAAAACTACTCCAGAAGGAAATATTGATGTAGAAGATTTAAGAGAAAAAGCAATTGAACATAAAGATGATTTATCTTGTTTAATGGTAACGTATCCTTCTACTCACGGAGTTTTTGAATCTTCAATTATTGAAATCACAAAATTGATCCACGATAATGGCGGATTAGTATATATGGATGGTGCCAATATGAACGCTCAAGTTGGTTTAACAAATCCAGCTACAATTGGTGCTGACGTTTGTCACTTAAACTTACACAAAACATTCGCTATTCCTCATGGTGGTGGTGGACCTGGAGTTGGACCAATCTGTGTGAACGAAAAATTAGTTCCTTTTTTACCAACAAACCCAATCTTAAAAGTAGGTGGAGAACAAGCTATTACAGCTATTTCATCTGCGCCTTATGGATCTGCTTTAGTTTGTTTAATTTCTTACGGTTACATCACAATGATGGGCGCTGAAGGATTAAAAAGTGCTACTGAACATGCAATTTTGAATGCGAACTACATGAAAGCTCGTTTTGAAGGACACTACCCAATTCTTTATACTGGAGAATGCGGAAGAGCAGCTCACGAAATGATTTTAGATTGTCGTTCGTTTAAAGAAAATGGAATTGAAGTTGGTGATATCGCTAAGCGTTTGATGGATTACGGTTTCCACGCTCCTACTGTTTCTTTCCCTGTAGCGGGAACTTTAATGATTGAGCCAACTGAATCTGAAGATTTAGCAGAGTTAGATCGTTTTTGTGACGCTCTTATTTCAATTAGAAAAGAGATTGAAGCTTCAACAACCGATGATAAAAACAATGTATTAAAAAATGCACCTCATACATTGGCAATGTTAACTACTGATAATTGGGTTTTCCCTTACTCTAGAGAAAAAGCAGCTTATCCATTAGAATACATAGCTGAAAATAAATTTTGGCCATCAGTTCGTCGTGTAGATGATGCATATGGTGACAGAAATTTAGTTTGTAGTTGTGCTCCTATTGAGGCTTACATGGAAAGCTAA
- a CDS encoding TIGR01777 family oxidoreductase, with the protein MNKLIIAAGTGFLGQSLLNHFKDKFDEIVILTRGNNKSCGTIKCVNWDAKTLSGWENELENASVLINLTGKSVDCRYTKKNKKEILLSRIESTKVLNQAVLNCVNPPKHWLNSSTSTIYRFSLDKEMDEIDGEIGNDFSMNVAQSWEKSFFKIETPNTLKTALRTSIVLGKNGGALIPLKNLAKFGFGGKQGKGNQFVSWIHEVDFARAIDFIIEKQMTGVVNLVSPKPIANKNFMALLRKAVGVPFGIPLSEPLLKLGSIFIRTQAELVLKSRNVIPKRLQKNGFQFEFDTLEKALKNLI; encoded by the coding sequence ATGAACAAACTTATTATCGCCGCAGGAACAGGTTTTTTAGGTCAAAGCTTACTAAATCATTTTAAAGATAAATTCGACGAAATTGTAATTCTTACCAGAGGAAATAACAAATCCTGTGGTACTATAAAGTGCGTCAATTGGGACGCGAAAACTTTGTCAGGCTGGGAAAACGAATTAGAAAATGCTTCTGTTTTAATAAACCTCACTGGAAAATCAGTTGATTGCCGCTACACAAAGAAAAACAAAAAGGAAATTTTACTATCTCGAATAGAAAGCACGAAGGTTTTAAATCAAGCCGTATTAAATTGCGTAAATCCTCCAAAACATTGGCTGAATTCGTCAACTTCAACTATTTATCGTTTTTCTTTAGACAAAGAAATGGATGAAATTGATGGCGAAATTGGAAATGATTTTTCTATGAATGTTGCTCAGTCCTGGGAAAAATCATTTTTTAAAATAGAAACTCCAAATACCTTAAAAACGGCTTTACGAACTTCTATTGTTTTAGGTAAAAATGGAGGAGCACTTATTCCACTAAAAAATTTAGCAAAATTTGGATTCGGTGGAAAACAAGGAAAAGGGAATCAATTTGTAAGTTGGATTCATGAAGTTGATTTTGCACGAGCTATTGATTTTATAATCGAAAAACAAATGACAGGAGTTGTGAATCTTGTTTCTCCAAAACCAATTGCTAATAAGAATTTCATGGCATTATTACGAAAAGCTGTTGGTGTTCCATTTGGAATTCCTTTAAGTGAACCTTTATTAAAATTGGGCTCTATATTTATTAGAACTCAGGCAGAATTAGTTTTAAAAAGCAGAAATGTAATTCCGAAACGATTACAGAAAAATGGATTTCAATTTGAATTCGATACTTTAGAAAAGGCATTGAAAAATCTAATTTAA